A stretch of the Algiphilus sp. genome encodes the following:
- a CDS encoding DUF4856 domain-containing protein: MPMFRTAVLLPCALALVACGGGSGSLGSDNVDTPEQYVFDSVFVPGESSVVYREAVCHQTLIVALAGAVRDLQAIGGAAYRSDAIPYFDDTGGEIAQRDVAAILGLDAPVPAPAATIGALCEGRALADAFAGSAPAVEHRDWNTAFEGAAGYASARVFLEDLVARASEQAASGSGALDAPHYVSPGGIDYAQLIASFLQGAVAYSRGVDGHLGDDVSGSGLRAPFERSGEAPFAVLEHEWDLAFGYFGAARAYGDRSYAANRERAIDDNGDGVLDVVSELNFGAARSAAARDDRVALLAPTNFSGRAFSGFLLGRSILTAGASSVSELEQTRLSALFLARDTLVESWERTIAASVIHEINNLLAAMDAIGSDDFTIAALARAFSAMKGLALGLQFNPDSPVLAPLGTGSSTSRFQRLHALIGDAPPCDASQCVDERDYRDDLIEARGLLESVYAFNADAVLAW, encoded by the coding sequence ATGCCGATGTTCCGAACCGCCGTGCTCCTCCCGTGCGCGCTTGCGCTGGTCGCGTGCGGGGGCGGCTCGGGCTCCCTGGGCAGCGACAATGTCGACACCCCGGAGCAGTACGTGTTCGACAGCGTGTTCGTCCCCGGCGAGAGTTCGGTGGTCTACCGCGAGGCGGTCTGCCATCAGACGCTGATCGTCGCCCTCGCCGGGGCCGTGCGCGATCTGCAGGCGATCGGCGGCGCGGCGTATCGCAGCGATGCCATCCCTTACTTCGACGATACCGGCGGTGAAATCGCGCAGCGTGACGTGGCGGCGATCCTCGGGCTCGACGCGCCGGTGCCGGCGCCGGCCGCGACGATCGGCGCGCTCTGCGAAGGGCGCGCCCTGGCCGATGCCTTCGCCGGCAGCGCGCCGGCAGTGGAACATCGCGACTGGAACACCGCCTTCGAGGGCGCCGCCGGTTACGCGAGCGCGCGGGTCTTCCTCGAGGATCTGGTGGCGCGCGCGTCCGAGCAGGCGGCGAGCGGCAGCGGCGCGCTGGATGCGCCCCATTACGTGTCGCCCGGGGGCATCGACTATGCGCAGCTGATCGCATCCTTCCTGCAGGGCGCGGTGGCCTATTCGCGCGGCGTCGATGGTCATCTCGGCGACGACGTGTCCGGCAGCGGCCTGCGCGCGCCCTTCGAGCGCTCGGGCGAGGCGCCGTTCGCGGTGCTGGAGCACGAGTGGGATCTCGCCTTCGGCTATTTCGGCGCCGCGCGCGCCTACGGCGACCGCAGCTATGCCGCCAATCGCGAGCGCGCGATCGACGACAACGGCGACGGCGTGCTCGACGTCGTGTCGGAGCTCAACTTCGGCGCGGCGCGCAGTGCCGCCGCCCGCGATGATCGGGTCGCGCTGCTGGCACCGACCAACTTCTCCGGCCGCGCGTTCAGCGGGTTCCTGCTCGGCCGTTCCATCCTGACCGCCGGCGCGTCATCGGTGTCCGAGCTCGAGCAGACCCGCCTCAGTGCCCTCTTCCTGGCGCGTGACACCCTCGTCGAGAGCTGGGAGCGCACCATCGCGGCGAGTGTCATCCACGAGATCAACAACCTCCTCGCGGCGATGGATGCCATCGGCAGTGACGACTTCACCATCGCGGCACTGGCGCGCGCCTTCTCCGCGATGAAGGGGCTCGCGCTGGGCCTGCAGTTCAATCCCGATTCGCCGGTGCTGGCCCCGCTGGGGACCGGCAGCAGCACGTCACGCTTCCAGCGGTTGCACGCGCTGATCGGTGATGCACCACCCTGCGATGCATCCCAGTGCGTCGACGAGCGCGATTATCGCGACGACCTGATCGAAGCCCGCGGCCTGCTGGAATCGGTCTACGCGTTCAACGCCGACGCTGTGCTCGCCTGGTAG